AACCTCGCACCGTTATGGCAATGCCACGATGTTGAAGTCGGACCTGGTGCTGGGCGTCGGTAACCGTTGGGCCAACCGTCACACCGGTTCGGTCGACGTTTACACCGAAGGCCGCAAGTTCATTCACGTCGACATCGAACCGACCCAGATCGGCCGCGTGTTCACCCCGGACCTGGGCATCGTGTCCGACGCTGCTGCCGCATTGACTGTGTTCATCGAAGTCGCTCGCGAATGGCAAGCCGCCGGCAAGCTGAAAAACCGCAGCGCCTGGCTGCAAGACTGCCAGCAACGCAAAGCCAGCCTGCAGCGCAAGACTCACTTCGACAACGTGCCGGTCAAGCCGCAACGTGTTTACGAAGAGATGAACCAGGTGTTCGGCAAGGACACCTGTTACGTCAGCACTATTGGTCTGTCGCAGATTGCCGGCGCGCAGTTCCTGCATGTCTACAAACCGCGTCACTGGATCAACTGCGGTCAGGCCGGCCCGTTGGGCTGGACCATTCCGGCAGCACTCGGCGTGGTCAAGGCTGATCCGACCCGCAAGGTGGTGGCGCTCTCGGGCGACTACGACTTCCAGTTCATGATCGAAGAACTGGCGGTGGGTGCGCAGTTCAAGCTGCCATACATCCACGTTGTGGTGAACAACTCGTACCTGGGGCTGATCCGTCAGGCTCAGCGCGGTTTCGACATGGACTACTGCGTGCAGCTGTCCTTCGACAACCTCAACGCTCCGGAACTCAACGGTTACGGTGTCGACCACGTCGCTGTCGCCGAAGGCCTGGGTTGCAAGGCGCTGCGGGTGTTCGAACCGGGTCAGATCCAGCCTGCCCTGCGCAAGGCTCAGGAACTGATCGAAGAGTTCAAGGTGCCGGTGATCGTCGAGATCATTCTGGAGCGCGTGACCAACATTTCCATGGGCACCGAGATCAACGCTGTCAACGAATTCGAAGACCTGGCGTTGGTCGGCAACGATGCGCCAACGGCGATTTCGTTGCTCGATTGATGATCGTTCCCACGCTCTGCGTGGGAATGCAGCCCGGGACGCTCCGCGTCCCAACAGCGGATGCAGAGCGTCCAATGAGGCATTCCCACGCAGAGCGTGGGAACGATAACTTTAAACGGGAGACTACCATGCCGCGTTTCGCAGCCAACCTGTCCATGCTGTTCACCGAGCAGGATTTTCTTGCCCGTTTCGACGCTGCCGCCAAGGCCGGCTTCAGTGGTGTCGAATACCTGTTCCCCTATGACTTCAGCTCTGCCGAAATCAAGGCCAGGCTCGATGCCAATGGCTTGACCCAGGTGTTGTTCAACCTGCCGGCCGGTGACTGGGCCAAGGGCGAACGCGGTATCGCGTGCCTGCCGGATCGGGTCGAAGAGTTCCGCGCCGGTGTCGACCTGGCCATTGCCTACGCCCAAGTGCTGGGCAACACCCAGGTCAACTGCCTGGCCGGTATTCGTCCACAAGGTGTCGACGATGCCACCGTGGAAAAGACCTTTGTCGCCAACCTCAAGTACGCGGCCGACAAGCTGCAAGCGGTGGGCATCAAACTGGTGATGGAAGCGATCAACACCCGCGACATCCCGGGTTTCTACCTGAACAACACGGCGCAAGCCCTGACGATTCGCGAACAGGTCGGCAGCGCCAACCTGTTCCTGCAATACGACATCTATCACATGCAAATCATGGAGGGCGACCTGGCCCGGACCATGGCTGCGCACCTGGGCGAGATCAACCACATCCAGTTGGCCGACAATCCAGGGCGCAACGAACCGGGTACGGGTGAAATCAACTACCGCTTCCTGTTCGAGCACCTGGACCGCATCGGTTATCAAGGTTGGGTTGGCTGTGAATACAAGCCGCTGACCACCACTGAAGCGGGTCTGGGCTGGTTGAAAACCCATAACGCGATTTGACACAGATCCTGAGGGAGCTGGCTTGCCTGCGATGGCATCACCGCGGTGTGTCTGACAGACCGTGTCGCCCGCATCGCAGGCAAGCCAGCTCCCACAAAAGCAGCCCCCCTATTTGCTTGAAGCAGCAATAAAAACAAGAGGATTTTCTCATGGCTAAAATCGGATTTATCGGCACCGGCATCATGGGCCACCCAATGGCGTTGAACCTGCAGAAAGCCGGTCACAGCCTGTTCCTGTCGGCGCACCACGACCCTGCGCCTGCCGACCTGGTGGCCGCTGGCGCCGTCGCGCTGGCGAACCCGAAAGAAGTGGCCCAGGAAGCCGAATTCATCATCGTCATGGTCCCGGATACTCCGCAGGTCGATGACGTGCTGTTCCGCGCCGACGGTGTTGCCGCCGGTGTGAGCAAGGGCAAAGTCGTGATCGACATGAGCTCGATCTCGCCAACCGCCACCAAAGCCTTCGCTGCCAAGATCAACGAAAAAGGCGCGCAGTACCTAGACGCGCCGGTGTCCGGCGGTGAAGTCGGCGCCAAGGCTGCGACCTTGAGCATCATGGTCGGCGGCGATGCCGATGCGTTCGAACGCGCCCTGCCGCTGTTCCAGGCCATGGGCAAGAACATCACCCTGGTCGGTGGCAACGGCGACGGGCAAACCGCGAAAGTGGCGAACCAGATCATCGTCGCCCTGAACATCCAGGCCGTGGCCGAAGCGCTGCTGTTCGCCTCGAAAAACGGTGCCGATCCGGCCAAGGTGCGTGAAGCGCTGATGGGCGGTTTCGCGTCGTCAAAGATCCTTGAAGTTCACGGCGAACGCATGATCAAGGGCACCTTCGACCCGGGCTTCCGCATCAGCCTGCACCAGAAGGACTTGAACCTGGCCCTGGCCGGCGCTCGCGAACTGGGTATCAACCTGCCGAACACCGCCAATACCCAGCAAGTGTTCAGCACCTGCGCGGCTATCGGCGGCAGCAACTGGGACCACTCGGCGCTGATCAAGGGCCTGGAACACATGGCGAATTTCTCGATTCGCGATAAGTAACACCGATCTGAAGCTGGCTCGGTTCCTGTGGGAGCTGGCTTGCCTGCGATTCAGGAGACTCGGTCTACCTGAAAGACCGCGTCGCCTGAATCGCAGGCAAGCCAGCTCCCACAGGACCGCGTCGCAATACTTGCTTTTGCTCTATCCCAATAACAAGAATTCCGGGAGCCCGCCATGTCGGTCGATCCGCAACAACTGCTGCGCGAGCTGTTTGCCACAGCCATCGACGCGGCCCATCCGCAGCACGTCCTCGAAGCCCATTTGCCCAAAGATCGCAGCGGTCGGGTGATCGTCATTGGCGCCGGTAAAGCCGCAGCGGCCATGGCCCAGGTGGTCGAGCGCTGCTGGCAGGGCGAAGTGTCCGGCCTGGTGGTGACCCGCTACGGCCACGGCGCCCCGTGCGAAAAAATCGAAGTGGTCGAAGCCGCGCACCCGGTGCCGGATGCGGCTGGTTTGGCTGTCGCGAAACGGGTGCTGGAACTGGTCAGCGACCTGAGCGAAGACGACCGCGTGATCTTCCTGCTGTCGGGCGGTGGCTCTGCCCTGCTCGCGTTACCCGCCGCAGGCATCACCCTCGCCGACAAACAGTCGATCAACAAAGCCCTGCTCAAATCCGGCGCGACCATCGGCGAGATGAATTGCGTGCGCAAGCACCTCTCGGCGATCAAGGGCGGTCGTCTGGGCAAAGCCTGCTGGCCGGCCACGGTTTACACCTATGCGATTTCCGATGTGCCGGGCGACCTCGCCACGGTCATCGCGTCCGGCCCCACCGTGGCCGACCCGAGCACCTCGGCCGAAGCGCTGGCGATCCTCAAGCGCTATGGCATCGAAGTTCCAGCCTCGGTGCGTAACTGGCTGCAAAGCCCGGAATCGGAAACGGTCAAACCCGGCGATCCGAACCTGGCCCGCAGTCATTTCCAGTTGATCGCCCGCCCACAGCAATCGCTGGAAGCGGCGGCGGTGAAAGCCCGTCAGGCCGGTTTCAGTCCATTGATTCTCGGCGATCTGGAAGGCGAATCCCGGGACGTGGCGAAAGTCCACGCCGGCATTGCGCGGCAGATCGTCCAGCACGGCCAGCCGTTGGCAATGCCGTGTGTGATTCTGTCCGGCGGCGAAACCACCGTCACCGTGCGCGGCAATGGCCGTGGCGGACGCAACGCTGAATTCCTGCTGAGCCTGACCGACAGCCTCAAAGGCCTGCCCGGCGTCTACGCGCTGGCCGGTGACACCGACGGTATTGACGGCTCCGAAGACAACGCCGGCGCCATCATGACCCCGGGCAGTTACGCTCGCGCTACCGCCCTCGGCCTGAGCGCCAGCGATGAACTGGACAACAACAATGGCTACGGCTATTTCGCCGCGCTGGATGCGCTGATCGTCACCGAGCCGACCCGCACCAACGTCAACGACTTCCGCGCCATTCTGATTCTCGAGAGCCCTAAACATGACGCCTGATAAGAAGGTCAAAATCCTCGCCACCCTTGGCCCGGCCACCAACGGAATCGACGACATCCGTGAGCTGGTGCTGGCCGGGGTCAATATCTTTCGCCTGAACTTCAGCCACGGCGATCACGCCGACCACGCCCAGCGCTATCAATGGATTCGTGAAGTCGAGCGTCAGCTGAATTACCCGCTGGGAATTCTGATGGACCTGCAAGGCCCGAAATTGCGGGTCGGCAAATTCGCTCAAGGCAAAGTGCAGCTGCATCGCGGTCAGGCCTTGCGTCTGGACCTGGACCCAACGCCGGGCGATGAGCGCCGGGTCAACTTGCCTCACCCGGAAATCATCGCAGCACTGGAGCCAGGCATGGACCTGCTGCTGGACGACGGCAAGCTGCGCCTGCGGGTGGTCACCAAGTATGCCGACGCCATCGACACCACGGTGCTCAATGGCGGCGAGCTGTCGGATCGCAAAGGCGTCAACGTGCCGCAAGCGGTGCTGGATCTGAGCCCGCTGACCGCCAAGGATCGTCGTGACTTGAGCTTCGGTCTGGAGCTGGGGGTGGATTGGGTCGCGCTGTCGTTCGTGCAACGCCCGGAGGACATCCGCGAAGCCCGCGCACTGATCGGCGACAAGGCGTATTTGATGGCGAAAATCGAGAAGCCATCGGCCGTGACTCAACTGCGGGAAATCGCCGAATTGAGCGATGCGATCATGGTCGCTCGCGGTGACCTGGGCGTGGAAGTCCCGGCCGAGAGCGTGCCGCAGATTCAGAAAAACATCATCAGCACCTGCCGCCAACTCGGCAAACCGGTGGTGGTGGCGACGCAGATGCTGGAGTCGATGCGCTTCTCCCCTGCCCCAACCCGCGCCGAAGTCACTGACGTCGCCAACGCGGTGGCCGAAGGCGCGGACGCGGTGATGCTGTCGGCGGAAACCGCATCCGGCGAGTATCCGCTGGAAGCGGTGCAGATGATGAGCAAGATCATCCGTCAGGTGGAAAACGGCCCGGACTATCAGGCCCAACTGGACGTGAGCCGACCGAAAGCCGAGGCCACGGTGTCGGACGCGATCAGCTGCGCCATCCGCCGCATCAGCAACGTGCTGCCGGTGGCGGTGCTGGTGAACTACAGCGAGTCTGGCACGTCGAGTCTGCGGGCGGCGCGGGAACGGCCCACGGTGCCGATCCTCAACCTGACGCCGAACCTGCAAACCGCGCGGCGGTTGACGGTGGCGTGGGGCGTGCATTCGGTGGTCAATGATCGACTGCGCCAGGTGGATGAAGTGTGCTCAACGGCGTTGGAGATTGCGCAAGCACAGGGGATGGCTCAGCGGGGGGATACGTTGTTGATCACGGCGGGAGTGCCGTTTGGGCAGCCTGGGTCGACCAATTCGTTGCGCATCGAGACATTAATCTAACCCCCCTCACAATGATCGTTCCCACGCTCTGCGTGGGAATGCAGCCCGGGACGCTCCGCGTCCCAAGAGCAGACGCAGAGCGTCCATTGAGGCATTCCCACGCAGAGCGTAGGAACGATCTGTACTGACTGCCCCATCATGCCTGCCAACCACTTCAACACCCACTGCCCCGACTGGGCCACTGCCCTGCTCAACGGTTTCAGCCAGATCTTTCTCCAGCGCCATCCGCTGTGCGGGCTGCTGTGTCTGTTGGCGATTCTGTTCAGCGCGCCGGCCTTGCTCGGCGGTGCGTTGCTGGGAGGTGTCGCCGGGTTGCTCACCGCGCAACGTCGCGGGCACGCCAAGGCTGATCGTCAGGCCGGGCTGTTCAGCTACAACGGTATTCTGCTCGGTCTGCTGCTGAGCCTTTATTTCCCATGGTCGGTGCTGTTGCCACCGCTGATCATTGCCGCTGGGGGCCTGAGCGCGATGCTCACTCAGCAATGGCTCAAAGGCGCCCGTGATCATCATTGTCTACCGGCTTACACCGCACCCTTCGTTGGGTTGAGTTGGTTGTTGCTCAGCTTTGCCGCCCCACAGCAACCCCTTCCTCCGATCGAACTGAATACCCTCAACCTGCTCGCCGCCGAATTGAAAGGCCTCGGGCAAGTCATGTTCCTCGGCCATCCACTGGCCGGCGCACTGATTGCCGCCGGACTACTGATCGCCGACCGCCGCGCCTTCCTGTGGGCGCTGCTCGGCTCCGCCGCCGGCCTCGGATTCGCCTTGCTGCATCACGACACCTCCAGCGCATTACAGGGTTTGAGCGGCTACAACCCGCTGCTCGCCGCCCTCGCCTTCAGCCCGCAACGCCGCCAACCGTGGTTGCCGCTACTTGGCATTCTGCTGGCTGTGTTGCTCACACCGGGGTTCGCCGCACTCGGCCTGGCCACGCTGACCGCGCCTTTCATCCTCGCCTGCTGGCTGATTCGTGCAGGCATTCGAGTGCTGCGCCAGGCCGCCATGGACAGCGCGCCTTGCACTACCGGGGAGAATCACCCTAGGCTTCGCTGATTCTCGGTTCAGGCGTTTCCCATGGACAGCAGCAAAAACTGGCGCGAAGCGCTTTACGTCATCATTTTCCAAGCGGATACCCCGGCGGGACGGCGCTTCGACAGCATCTTGCTGTTGATCATCCTCGCCAGCCTGGTGATCGTGGTTCTGGACAGTATCGACAGCGTTCACCAGAACTACGCCGATATGCTGGCGTACATCGAATGGGGCTTCACCGTCATTTTCGCCATCGAGTACGGCCTGCGTCTTTACTGCTCACCCAAGCCGCTGCGCTACGCGTTCAGCTTCTATGGGCTGGTGGATTTGCTGGCGATCGTGCCCGGTATTCTCGCGCTGTATTACAGCGATGCGCAGTACCTGCTGATTATCCGGATCATTCGGATGCTGCGGATTTTCCGCGTGCTCAAGCTCAGCCCGTATCTGAAGCAAGCCAACTATTTGATGACAGCGCTGCGCGGCAGCAAGCAGAAGATCGTGGTATTTCTGCTCAGCGTCAGCACCCTGGTAACGGTGTTCGGCACGCTGATGTACGTGATCGAAGGCCCTGAACACGGCTTCACCAGCATCCCCAAAGGCATCTATTGGGCTATCGTCACCCTGACCACCGTGGGCTTTGGCGACATCGTGCCCAAGACGCCATTGGGTCAGGTGGTTTCGTCGCTGGTAATGATCACCGGTTACTCGATCATCGCCGTGCCAACAGGGATTTTTACCGCGGAACTGGCCAACGCCATGCGCGGCGAACAACTGCAACACGATTGCCCGACCTGCAAGAAAAATAGTCACGAACACGGCGCAGCATTTTGCTCGCGTTGCGGCAATGCGCTGTTCAAGAAACTGGAATAAGCAAAGTGCTTTTTAATCTTTAAAGGACTATGCGAGCCCGGCTATAGTCGCCGGCAAATTGCCAACACTTTCCATAGAACATGTTTGATAAAATAAGGAATGCGCAGTGAAAAAACTCTTTGGCGCCTCACTTCTGGCCTCTGGCCTGGCCTTGAGCAGCGTGGTTCAGGCTGCACCAACCCTGCTTAACGTTTCCTACGACGTGATGCGAGATTTCTACAAGGACTACAACGCCGCCTTCCAGAAACACTGGCAAGCCGAGCACAACGAAAACATCACGCTGCAGATGTCCTTCGGCGGCTCCAGCAAGCAAGCGCGTTCGGTGATCGATGGCTTGCCGGCTGACGTCATCACCATGAACATGGCTACCGACATCAACGCCCTGGCGGACAACGGCAAACTGATCCCGGACAACTGGGTTACGCGCCTGCCAAACAACAGCGCGCCATTCACGTCGGCCACCGTGTTCATCGTCCGCAAAGGCAACCCGAAAGCCCTGAAAGACTGGCCTGACCTGCTCAAGGACGGCGTGCAAGTGATCGTCCCCAACCCGAAAACCTCAGGCAACGGCCGCTACACCTATCTCTCGGCCTGGGGCTATGTGCTGAAAAATGGCGGTGACGAAAGCGCGGCAAAAGCCTTCGTCGGCAAACTGTTCAAACAAGCCCCGGTGCTGGATACCGGCGGCCGTGCAGCCACTACCACGTTCATGACCAACCAGATCGGCGACGTGCTGGTGACCTTCGAAAACGAAGCGGAAATGATTGCGCGTGAGT
This genomic stretch from Pseudomonas wuhanensis harbors:
- the gcl gene encoding glyoxylate carboligase, with product MSKMRAIEAAVLVMRREGVDTAFGIPGAAINPLYSALQKVGGIDHVLARHVEGASHMAEGYTRTKAGNIGVCIGTSGPAGTDMVTGLYSASADSIPILCITGQAPRARMHKEDFQAVDITSIVKPVTKWSTTVMEPGQVPYAFQKAFYEMRSGRPGPVLIDLPFDVQMAEIEFDIDAYEPLPLAKPTANRVQIEKALAMLDQAERPLLVAGGGIINADASELLVEFAELTGIPVVPTLMGWGTIPDDHPLMVGMVGLQTSHRYGNATMLKSDLVLGVGNRWANRHTGSVDVYTEGRKFIHVDIEPTQIGRVFTPDLGIVSDAAAALTVFIEVAREWQAAGKLKNRSAWLQDCQQRKASLQRKTHFDNVPVKPQRVYEEMNQVFGKDTCYVSTIGLSQIAGAQFLHVYKPRHWINCGQAGPLGWTIPAALGVVKADPTRKVVALSGDYDFQFMIEELAVGAQFKLPYIHVVVNNSYLGLIRQAQRGFDMDYCVQLSFDNLNAPELNGYGVDHVAVAEGLGCKALRVFEPGQIQPALRKAQELIEEFKVPVIVEIILERVTNISMGTEINAVNEFEDLALVGNDAPTAISLLD
- the hyi gene encoding hydroxypyruvate isomerase, giving the protein MPRFAANLSMLFTEQDFLARFDAAAKAGFSGVEYLFPYDFSSAEIKARLDANGLTQVLFNLPAGDWAKGERGIACLPDRVEEFRAGVDLAIAYAQVLGNTQVNCLAGIRPQGVDDATVEKTFVANLKYAADKLQAVGIKLVMEAINTRDIPGFYLNNTAQALTIREQVGSANLFLQYDIYHMQIMEGDLARTMAAHLGEINHIQLADNPGRNEPGTGEINYRFLFEHLDRIGYQGWVGCEYKPLTTTEAGLGWLKTHNAI
- a CDS encoding 2-hydroxy-3-oxopropionate reductase — translated: MAKIGFIGTGIMGHPMALNLQKAGHSLFLSAHHDPAPADLVAAGAVALANPKEVAQEAEFIIVMVPDTPQVDDVLFRADGVAAGVSKGKVVIDMSSISPTATKAFAAKINEKGAQYLDAPVSGGEVGAKAATLSIMVGGDADAFERALPLFQAMGKNITLVGGNGDGQTAKVANQIIVALNIQAVAEALLFASKNGADPAKVREALMGGFASSKILEVHGERMIKGTFDPGFRISLHQKDLNLALAGARELGINLPNTANTQQVFSTCAAIGGSNWDHSALIKGLEHMANFSIRDK
- a CDS encoding glycerate kinase type-2 family protein is translated as MSVDPQQLLRELFATAIDAAHPQHVLEAHLPKDRSGRVIVIGAGKAAAAMAQVVERCWQGEVSGLVVTRYGHGAPCEKIEVVEAAHPVPDAAGLAVAKRVLELVSDLSEDDRVIFLLSGGGSALLALPAAGITLADKQSINKALLKSGATIGEMNCVRKHLSAIKGGRLGKACWPATVYTYAISDVPGDLATVIASGPTVADPSTSAEALAILKRYGIEVPASVRNWLQSPESETVKPGDPNLARSHFQLIARPQQSLEAAAVKARQAGFSPLILGDLEGESRDVAKVHAGIARQIVQHGQPLAMPCVILSGGETTVTVRGNGRGGRNAEFLLSLTDSLKGLPGVYALAGDTDGIDGSEDNAGAIMTPGSYARATALGLSASDELDNNNGYGYFAALDALIVTEPTRTNVNDFRAILILESPKHDA
- the pyk gene encoding pyruvate kinase, whose protein sequence is MTPDKKVKILATLGPATNGIDDIRELVLAGVNIFRLNFSHGDHADHAQRYQWIREVERQLNYPLGILMDLQGPKLRVGKFAQGKVQLHRGQALRLDLDPTPGDERRVNLPHPEIIAALEPGMDLLLDDGKLRLRVVTKYADAIDTTVLNGGELSDRKGVNVPQAVLDLSPLTAKDRRDLSFGLELGVDWVALSFVQRPEDIREARALIGDKAYLMAKIEKPSAVTQLREIAELSDAIMVARGDLGVEVPAESVPQIQKNIISTCRQLGKPVVVATQMLESMRFSPAPTRAEVTDVANAVAEGADAVMLSAETASGEYPLEAVQMMSKIIRQVENGPDYQAQLDVSRPKAEATVSDAISCAIRRISNVLPVAVLVNYSESGTSSLRAARERPTVPILNLTPNLQTARRLTVAWGVHSVVNDRLRQVDEVCSTALEIAQAQGMAQRGDTLLITAGVPFGQPGSTNSLRIETLI
- a CDS encoding urea transporter: MPANHFNTHCPDWATALLNGFSQIFLQRHPLCGLLCLLAILFSAPALLGGALLGGVAGLLTAQRRGHAKADRQAGLFSYNGILLGLLLSLYFPWSVLLPPLIIAAGGLSAMLTQQWLKGARDHHCLPAYTAPFVGLSWLLLSFAAPQQPLPPIELNTLNLLAAELKGLGQVMFLGHPLAGALIAAGLLIADRRAFLWALLGSAAGLGFALLHHDTSSALQGLSGYNPLLAALAFSPQRRQPWLPLLGILLAVLLTPGFAALGLATLTAPFILACWLIRAGIRVLRQAAMDSAPCTTGENHPRLR
- a CDS encoding ion transporter, with protein sequence MDSSKNWREALYVIIFQADTPAGRRFDSILLLIILASLVIVVLDSIDSVHQNYADMLAYIEWGFTVIFAIEYGLRLYCSPKPLRYAFSFYGLVDLLAIVPGILALYYSDAQYLLIIRIIRMLRIFRVLKLSPYLKQANYLMTALRGSKQKIVVFLLSVSTLVTVFGTLMYVIEGPEHGFTSIPKGIYWAIVTLTTVGFGDIVPKTPLGQVVSSLVMITGYSIIAVPTGIFTAELANAMRGEQLQHDCPTCKKNSHEHGAAFCSRCGNALFKKLE
- a CDS encoding sulfate ABC transporter substrate-binding protein; its protein translation is MKKLFGASLLASGLALSSVVQAAPTLLNVSYDVMRDFYKDYNAAFQKHWQAEHNENITLQMSFGGSSKQARSVIDGLPADVITMNMATDINALADNGKLIPDNWVTRLPNNSAPFTSATVFIVRKGNPKALKDWPDLLKDGVQVIVPNPKTSGNGRYTYLSAWGYVLKNGGDESAAKAFVGKLFKQAPVLDTGGRAATTTFMTNQIGDVLVTFENEAEMIAREFGRDQFEVIYPSVSAEAEPPVSVVDKVVEKKGTRAAAEEYLKYLWSPAGQEIAAANYLRPRDPAVLAKYTDRFPKVDFLSVEKTFGDWRTVQKTHFNDGGVFDQIYSGQ